A stretch of Fundicoccus culcitae DNA encodes these proteins:
- a CDS encoding acyltransferase family protein yields MSKKRILSFDALKGISIIAIIAYHLYPQIVPGGFLMVNTFFVLAGFFVGRKLESIELKDNKINWKAVWRYIKQTVGRIFIPLLWMIMLIVFGLLIFNPRELTYMRTEILASLFLVNNFFQINAERSYFVQMTDASPFTHLWYNSLYIQFFLITIPLVLIMKRLKFSIPFKGIIWSIIILLSHALIILQYVPGEDPTNVYYGLGTRYSSFAIGVGAVYYIPIILNALNRFSFKQFIYRFISIVSFLVTIGLIFMVTDQSPLTYYFWMPLYSIANFLLIFSLTIREPIISWLLSNQLLVMIGQRSYSFYLWYYPIIVFYMGYTREYPLVYLQIASIITIFVMGELFYQLVEQPKFAVAFGQDLNFKDSWRNLKAAISLRQFKPMYLFRSLAVLVLIGFFAFIMIFIANDYVPLAQFDLEYRMRQQMTNVQNLPLPAEQKMISTSSMIAQMDDTLGSYFVNDFETTDRLVELQRQAIEVTRNEAVLSDQIDENRAILDSIDAANPFYSRNLSPKELIFAAQTPVTFFGDSLVYISAPYALDLFQSSNEFGYGSLQIYDATSILVDLINQGVVNDILVINLGTNASLTDEAMVDLIEAAGKRELFFVNTNSAVQHIEEVNSIIADFASRYDNVHEIDWHSYQQGHPEWYTWDEIHHSEEGRDQFAILVARELYKFYN; encoded by the coding sequence ATGTCAAAAAAGCGTATTTTAAGTTTTGATGCCTTAAAAGGGATAAGTATTATAGCTATCATCGCATACCATTTGTACCCGCAAATAGTTCCAGGTGGCTTTTTGATGGTTAATACTTTTTTTGTCTTAGCTGGTTTTTTTGTGGGTCGCAAACTTGAATCCATCGAATTGAAGGATAATAAAATTAATTGGAAGGCTGTTTGGCGATATATCAAACAAACGGTTGGACGGATATTTATTCCGCTCTTATGGATGATTATGTTAATCGTTTTTGGTTTATTAATTTTTAATCCACGCGAGTTAACCTATATGCGGACAGAAATTTTAGCGAGTTTATTTTTGGTGAATAACTTCTTCCAAATAAATGCTGAACGCTCATATTTTGTACAGATGACCGATGCCTCGCCTTTTACCCATTTATGGTACAACTCTTTATATATTCAGTTTTTCTTAATTACCATTCCTTTAGTTTTAATCATGAAACGGTTAAAATTTTCTATTCCTTTTAAGGGGATTATCTGGTCAATTATCATTTTATTAAGCCATGCTTTGATCATTTTACAGTATGTGCCAGGCGAAGATCCAACGAATGTCTATTATGGTTTAGGCACACGTTACTCCTCTTTTGCGATTGGTGTGGGTGCCGTCTACTATATTCCTATTATTTTGAATGCATTAAATAGATTTTCTTTTAAGCAATTTATTTATCGTTTTATCTCCATTGTGAGTTTTTTAGTGACGATTGGTTTGATTTTTATGGTAACGGATCAAAGTCCCTTAACATATTACTTTTGGATGCCATTATACTCTATAGCCAATTTCTTATTGATTTTTAGTTTAACTATAAGAGAACCAATTATTTCATGGTTATTGAGTAATCAACTATTAGTGATGATTGGTCAGCGGTCATACTCATTTTATTTATGGTACTATCCAATCATCGTATTCTATATGGGCTATACTAGAGAATATCCATTAGTCTATTTACAAATCGCATCCATTATTACGATTTTTGTGATGGGTGAATTGTTTTACCAATTGGTTGAACAGCCAAAATTTGCGGTTGCATTTGGTCAAGATTTGAACTTTAAAGACAGTTGGCGCAATTTAAAAGCTGCCATTTCACTACGACAATTTAAACCGATGTATTTGTTTCGTAGTTTAGCGGTTTTAGTTTTAATTGGCTTCTTTGCCTTTATTATGATTTTTATCGCTAACGACTATGTGCCTTTAGCTCAATTTGACTTAGAGTATCGCATGCGCCAGCAGATGACCAACGTACAAAATTTACCGTTGCCTGCAGAACAAAAGATGATATCAACATCGTCAATGATTGCTCAGATGGATGATACACTAGGTTCTTATTTCGTTAATGATTTTGAGACGACTGATCGACTCGTCGAACTTCAACGTCAAGCCATTGAAGTAACGCGAAATGAAGCCGTGTTGAGTGACCAAATCGATGAGAATCGTGCTATTTTAGATTCAATCGATGCCGCCAACCCTTTCTACTCTCGCAACTTGTCACCCAAAGAGTTAATCTTTGCGGCTCAAACGCCTGTAACGTTTTTTGGTGATTCCTTAGTCTATATTAGTGCCCCCTATGCTCTCGACTTATTCCAATCAAGCAATGAATTTGGCTATGGTAGTTTACAAATTTATGATGCGACGTCAATTTTAGTTGATTTAATCAATCAAGGTGTTGTTAATGATATTTTGGTCATCAATCTTGGAACGAACGCTTCATTAACAGATGAAGCTATGGTTGACTTGATTGAAGCAGCTGGAAAGAGAGAATTGTTCTTTGTTAATACGAATTCAGCGGTTCAACATATTGAAGAAGTGAATAGTATTATTGCGGATTTTGCTAGTCGTTATGACAACGTCCATGAGATTGATTGGCATAGTTATCAACAAGGACACCCCGAATGGTATACATGGGATGAAATTCATCATAGTGAAGAAGGTAGAGATCAATTTGCGATTTTAGTTGCACGCGAACTCTATAAATTCTACAATTAG
- the rpsO gene encoding 30S ribosomal protein S15 yields the protein MALTKAQKNEIIREYATHEGDTGSPEVQIAVLTAEINLLNEHRSVHKKDFHSYRGLMKKVGHRRNLLAYLREKDVQRYRVLIQRLGLRR from the coding sequence ATGGCATTAACAAAAGCACAAAAGAACGAAATCATTCGTGAATATGCAACTCATGAAGGAGATACAGGTTCACCAGAAGTACAAATTGCTGTACTAACGGCTGAAATCAACTTACTAAATGAGCACCGCAGCGTTCATAAAAAAGATTTTCATTCTTATCGTGGACTAATGAAAAAAGTCGGACATCGTCGTAATCTTTTAGCGTATTTACGTGAAAAAGATGTTCAACGATATCGTGTACTAATTCAACGATTAGGTTTACGTCGTTAA
- the pnp gene encoding polyribonucleotide nucleotidyltransferase — MEKKVYHTTVGGRPLSVEIGELAKQANGAVLVRYGDTVVLSAVVASKRPSMGDFFPLTVNYIEKMYAVGKVPGGFIKREGRPSETATLTSRLIDRPLRPMFPEGVRNEIQVTNTVLSVDQDHSPEMAAMLGSSLAVAVSDIPFDGPIAGVNVGRVNGELIINPNVEQTEASDIALTVAGTSTAINMVESSAAEVSEEDMLEALMFGHEAIKELNQFQSDIVAEIGKEKFEFVLAEINPEINEQVKALFKEPMVKAIQTQEKLAREEAVNDVMENAMIYFEEKYLLDADIANILKDVNAALHDLEKDEVRRLITKERIRPDGRQIDEIRPLSSSVGLLPRVHGSGLFTRGQTQVLTAATLAPLGEHQVIDGLGSEEAKRFIHHYNFPNFSVGETGRTGSPGRREIGHGALGERALKQVIPSVEEFPYTIRLVSEVLESNGSSSQASICAGTLALMDAGVPIKAPVAGIAMGLVMEDDDYTVLTDIQGLEDHLGDMDFKVAGTAKGITALQMDIKIQGITREILEEALEQAQKARMEILEELVSTIPEPRKELSPYAPKIDIMTINPDKIKVVIGRGGETINSIIDATGVKIDIDQSGAVSIASNDQDMINKAKSMIEMLVKEVEVGETYEGPVKRIEKFGAFVEVLPGKDGLVHISELEHHRVNKVEDVLKLGDIVKVKVTEIDDKGRINLSRKALLPRD, encoded by the coding sequence ATGGAGAAAAAAGTTTACCACACAACAGTTGGTGGGCGCCCGTTGAGTGTCGAAATTGGTGAATTAGCCAAGCAAGCAAATGGAGCCGTTTTAGTTCGTTATGGGGATACGGTGGTATTATCAGCAGTTGTTGCCTCTAAAAGACCAAGTATGGGGGATTTCTTCCCTTTAACAGTAAACTATATTGAAAAAATGTATGCAGTGGGTAAAGTCCCTGGTGGCTTTATTAAGCGTGAAGGTCGGCCTTCTGAAACAGCTACTTTGACAAGTCGTTTAATTGACCGTCCATTACGTCCTATGTTCCCTGAAGGTGTACGTAATGAAATTCAAGTGACTAATACGGTTTTATCAGTTGACCAAGATCATTCACCTGAAATGGCAGCTATGTTAGGGTCATCTTTAGCCGTTGCTGTATCAGACATTCCTTTTGATGGACCGATTGCCGGCGTAAATGTTGGTCGTGTGAATGGTGAATTAATTATTAACCCTAATGTTGAACAAACAGAAGCATCTGATATTGCTCTAACTGTTGCTGGGACTTCAACAGCTATCAACATGGTTGAAAGTAGTGCAGCAGAAGTATCTGAGGAAGATATGCTTGAAGCCTTGATGTTTGGGCATGAAGCCATTAAAGAACTTAACCAATTCCAAAGTGATATCGTAGCTGAAATTGGTAAAGAAAAATTTGAATTTGTCCTAGCAGAAATCAATCCAGAAATTAATGAACAGGTAAAAGCACTATTCAAAGAACCCATGGTAAAGGCTATTCAAACACAAGAAAAATTAGCCCGCGAAGAAGCCGTCAATGATGTGATGGAAAATGCTATGATTTACTTTGAAGAAAAATATTTATTAGATGCAGATATTGCCAATATCTTAAAAGATGTTAATGCTGCTTTACATGATTTGGAAAAAGATGAAGTTCGTCGTTTAATAACCAAAGAACGTATAAGACCAGACGGGCGTCAAATTGATGAAATTCGACCTTTATCTTCATCGGTAGGTTTATTACCAAGAGTTCATGGTTCCGGATTATTCACGCGTGGACAAACGCAAGTCCTAACAGCAGCTACTTTAGCTCCCTTAGGAGAGCATCAAGTCATTGATGGCTTAGGTAGTGAAGAAGCTAAACGTTTCATACACCATTATAATTTCCCTAATTTTTCAGTAGGTGAAACAGGTCGTACAGGTAGTCCAGGTCGTCGTGAAATCGGGCATGGTGCTTTAGGTGAGCGTGCCTTAAAACAAGTTATTCCAAGTGTTGAAGAGTTTCCTTATACCATTCGTTTAGTCTCAGAAGTTTTAGAATCGAATGGTTCATCTTCGCAAGCCAGTATTTGTGCAGGAACATTAGCCTTAATGGATGCGGGTGTGCCAATCAAGGCTCCTGTTGCTGGTATTGCTATGGGGTTAGTGATGGAAGATGATGACTATACGGTTTTAACCGATATTCAAGGTTTAGAAGACCATTTGGGTGATATGGACTTTAAAGTAGCTGGGACCGCTAAGGGAATTACCGCTTTACAAATGGATATTAAAATTCAAGGAATTACGCGCGAGATTTTAGAAGAAGCGCTTGAACAAGCTCAAAAAGCACGTATGGAGATTTTAGAAGAATTAGTCTCTACCATACCAGAGCCTCGTAAAGAATTAAGTCCTTATGCACCAAAAATTGATATAATGACGATTAATCCAGATAAGATTAAAGTCGTTATCGGTCGTGGTGGCGAAACCATTAATTCAATTATTGATGCAACTGGCGTTAAAATTGATATTGACCAATCAGGTGCAGTTAGCATTGCATCTAATGATCAAGATATGATTAATAAAGCCAAATCCATGATTGAAATGCTCGTTAAGGAAGTTGAAGTTGGCGAAACTTATGAAGGTCCAGTTAAACGCATTGAAAAATTCGGTGCTTTTGTCGAAGTCTTACCCGGCAAAGATGGCTTAGTACATATTTCTGAATTAGAACATCATCGTGTCAATAAAGTTGAAGATGTATTAAAATTAGGTGATATAGTTAAAGTTAAAGTCACTGAAATTGATGATAAGGGACGCATTAATTTATCGCGTAAAGCACTATTACCTCGAGACTAA